The following coding sequences lie in one Benincasa hispida cultivar B227 chromosome 6, ASM972705v1, whole genome shotgun sequence genomic window:
- the LOC120079578 gene encoding uncharacterized protein LOC120079578 isoform X1, translating to MELRQCTTSVLEALMGFDERQPQHHAPRHSEVLSDDYLQRVASIGISKKKYPSRCHPFRMTVEEPTELFNSFKVENNFSRCNELWEWEKADSSLSAGCMPLTRHTIMTEKHFSTGKVIQTSKDFQNLPEVLDSMDISPRPTRGKNSIFNQAKNGPSVSKEHYSSTERNNDAGTKLKDRKLGQTHSSEDLDFLKSSRPLLEWRDKLCFSSSSPTSLRGSHLVNDKCKDCLSSQNGKNIAQNGKNIAKENQRTMEYALQPIKQSSQVSSILDESRRTTRHGFVNLHLKNSRLGTIYDDVCRNETKYRRNSSPSLSNWTAKYKHSCFFSVESYKARESREKVTEEQRKTENLLPSTQGRQMNEMPTLPHFASLPSDLNCKPVKFDFQKHVCSNKEHFHSGSPLCLSWKVKRLDQLCKNSHRLRFDSTSAVTTRSRTRSRYEALRNTWFLKHEGPGAWLQCKPSNRSSNKKDASEPSLKLSSKKLKIFPCPDSASDHVDNDDCMVGDDLKTKVEKKDHCDQHSLNCLSPRSKGVFCTQNIPVKQGNQATSIQQEGLPFEHYPSKEQDSIVSLEEAFQPSPVSVLEPLFKDETLFSSESPGINGRDLMMQLELLMSDSPGTNSEGHDLFVSSDDDGGEGSICSSNEIDDIMSTFKFKDSRDFSYLVDVLSEASLHCKSLETGSVSCHNQEHQVISPAVFETLEKKFGEQNSWRRSERKLLFDRINSGLVELFQSFDGVPEWAKPVSRRFRPLLNHEMIEEELWILLDSQEREVNKDLVDKQFGKEIGWIDLGDEIDSICRELERLLVNELVAEFGSIELF from the exons ATGGAACTCAGACAGTGTACAACTAGTGTTCTTGAAGCATTGATGGGCTTTGATGAGCGGCAACCTCAGCATCATGCTCCAAGGCATTCTGAAGTTCTTTCTGATGATTACTTACAAAGGGTTGCATCCATTGGAATCTCAAAGAAGAAATACCCCTCCAGATGTCATCCATTTAGGATGACAGTTGAAGAGCCAACAGAACTCTTCAATTCTTTCAAAGTAGAAAATAACTTTAGCCGCTGCAACGAGTTATGGGAATGGGAGAAGGCGGATTCTAGTTTATCAGCAGGATGTATGCCACTTACAAGACACACCATCATGACTGAAAAGCACTTTTCAACAGGTAAGGTGATACAGACTTCAAaggattttcaaaatttaccaGAGGTTCTTGATTCTATGGACATCTCACCAAGACCTACAAGAGGAAAAAATTCTATATTCAACCAGGCCAAAAATGGACCAAGTGTTTCAAAAGAACATTATAGTTCGACAGAAAGAAATAATGATGCAGGCACTAAATTGAAGGACAGGAAACTAGGGCAGACACACTCGTCAGAGGATCTAGATTTTTTGAAGTCTTCAAGACCTTTGTTAGAGTGGAGAGATAAGCTatgtttttcttcctcttcaccAACTTCTTTGAGAGGCTCACATTTAGTTAATGATAAATGCAAAGATTGTCTTAGTTCTCAAAATGGAAAGAATATTGCTCAAAATGGAAAGAATATTGCtaaagaaaatcaaaggactatgGAGTATGCACTACAGCCCATCAAGCAATCATCTCAAGTTTCAAGTATTCTGGATGAAAGTAGGAGAACAACGAGGCACGGTTTTGTTAATTTGCATTTGAAGAACTCAAGATTAGGAACCATATATGACGATGTGTGCAGAAATGAAACCAAGTACAGAAGGAATTCTTCCCCCAGTTTATCTAATTGGACAGCGAAATACAAGCATTCCTGCTTCTTTTCAGTTGAGTCATACAAGGCCAGAGAATCCAGGGAGAAAGTCACAGAAGAACAAAGGAAGACTGAGAACTTGTTGCCATCTACACAGGGTAGGCAAATGAATGAAATGCCTACATTGCCTCATTTTGCATCGTTGCCCAGTGATTTGAATTGCAAACCTGTCAAGTTTGATTTCCAGAAGCATGTTTGTTCAAATAAGGAACATTTTCATTCTGGTAGTCCCCTGTGCTTGAGCTGGAAGGTTAAGAGACTAGATCAGCTCTGTAAAAACTCCCATAGATTGAGATTTGATTCTACTTCTGCAGTGACTACAAGATCTAGAACCAGAAGCAGATACGAGGCCCTTCGTAATACATGGTTCTTAAAGCATGAAGGTCCTGGTGCTTGGCTACAATGCAAGCCATCAAATAGAAGTTCCAATAAAAAGGATGCTTCAGAACCTAGCTTGAAATTAAGCTCTAAGAAATTGAAGATTTTTCCTTGCCCTGATTCAGCAAGTGATCATGTTGACAATGATGACTGTATGGTTGGTGATGATCTGAAGACCAAAGTTGAGAAGAAAGACCATTGTGATCAGCATTCTTTAAACTGTCTATCACCAAGGAGTAAAGGTGTTTTCTGCACACAAAACATTCCCGTCAAACAAGGAAATCAAGCTACTTCTATTCAACAG GAAGGTCTCCCCTTTGAACACTATCCTAGCAAAGAGCAAGATTCTAttgtgagtttggaggaggcTTTTCAACCTAGTCCAGTTTCAGTCCTTGAACCACTTTTTAAAGACGAAACATTATTCAGTTCTGAATCCCCAGGCATTAACGGTAGAG ATTTAATGATGCAACTTGAACTTCTGATGTCGGACTCCCCGGGAACTAACTCAGAAGGACATGATTTATTTGTATCAAGTGATGATGATGGTGGAGAAGGATCTATATGCAGTTCTAATGAAATTGATGACATTATGAGcacattcaaattcaaagatAGTAGAGATTTTTCATACCTTGTTGATGTATTGAGCGAGGCGAGCTTACATTGTAAAAGCCTGGAGACGGGTTCTGTTTCATGTCACAatcaggaacatcaagtgatcAGCCCTGCAGTCTTCGAGACCTTAGAGAAGAAGTTTGGGGAACAAAATTCTTGGAGGAGATCAGAAAGAAAGCTTCTCTTTGACAGGATAAATTCTGGGTTAGTAGaactctttcaatcttttgatgGTGTGCCGGAATGGGCAAAGCCTGTATCGAGAAGATTTCGGCCATTGCTTAACCACGAAATGATCGAGGAAGAACTATGGATCCTGTTGGATAGCCAAGAAAGGGAAGTGAATAAGGATTTAGTAGATAAGCAATTTGGAAAGGAGATTGGATGGATAGATCTTGGAGATGAGATTGATTCTATTTGTAGAGAACTGGAGAGATTGTTGGTCAATGAGCTTGTTGCTGAGTTTGGTAGCattgaattattttga
- the LOC120080119 gene encoding uncharacterized protein LOC120080119 — protein sequence MADSSASYIHMVQHLIEKCLIFHMTKEECMDALSKHADIKPIITSTVWSELEKENKEFFEAYAQTHNNSDRMSEEDTSQMIQKMISDSSKGDPKN from the exons ATGGCAGATTCTTCTGCTTCATACATACATATG GTGCAGCACCTCATAGAGAAGTGTCTCATCTTCCACATGACAAAAGAAGAGTGCATGGATGCCCTCTCCAAACATGCAGATATTAAACCTATCATCACGTCCACAG TATGGAGTGAATTAGAGAAGGAAAACAAGGAATTCTTTGAAGCATATGCACAAACCCATAACAACAGTGACAGAATGTCCGAGGAAGACACAAGCCAAATGATCCAAAAGATGATATCGGATTCCAGCAAAGGGGACCCTAAAAACTAA
- the LOC120079578 gene encoding uncharacterized protein LOC120079578 isoform X2 produces MELRQCTTSVLEALMGFDERQPQHHAPRHSEVLSDDYLQRVASIGISKKKYPSRCHPFRMTVEEPTELFNSFKVENNFSRCNELWEWEKADSSLSAGCMPLTRHTIMTEKHFSTGKVIQTSKDFQNLPEVLDSMDISPRPTRGKNSIFNQAKNGPSVSKEHYSSTERNNDAGTKLKDRKLGQTHSSEDLDFLKSSRPLLEWRDKLCFSSSSPTSLRGSHLVNDKCKDCLSSQNGKNIAQNGKNIAKENQRTMEYALQPIKQSSQVSSILDESRRTTRHGFVNLHLKNSRLGTIYDDVCRNETKYRRNSSPSLSNWTAKYKHSCFFSVESYKARESREKVTEEQRKTENLLPSTQGRQMNEMPTLPHFASLPSDLNCKPVKFDFQKHVCSNKEHFHSGSPLCLSWKVKRLDQLCKNSHRLRFDSTSAVTTRSRTRSRYEALRNTWFLKHEGPGAWLQCKPSNRSSNKKDASEPSLKLSSKKLKIFPCPDSASDHVDNDDCMVGDDLKTKVEKKDHCDQHSLNCLSPRSKGVFCTQNIPVKQGNQATSIQQEGLPFEHYPSKEQDSIVSLEEAFQPSPVSVLEPLFKDETLFSSESPGINDLMMQLELLMSDSPGTNSEGHDLFVSSDDDGGEGSICSSNEIDDIMSTFKFKDSRDFSYLVDVLSEASLHCKSLETGSVSCHNQEHQVISPAVFETLEKKFGEQNSWRRSERKLLFDRINSGLVELFQSFDGVPEWAKPVSRRFRPLLNHEMIEEELWILLDSQEREVNKDLVDKQFGKEIGWIDLGDEIDSICRELERLLVNELVAEFGSIELF; encoded by the exons ATGGAACTCAGACAGTGTACAACTAGTGTTCTTGAAGCATTGATGGGCTTTGATGAGCGGCAACCTCAGCATCATGCTCCAAGGCATTCTGAAGTTCTTTCTGATGATTACTTACAAAGGGTTGCATCCATTGGAATCTCAAAGAAGAAATACCCCTCCAGATGTCATCCATTTAGGATGACAGTTGAAGAGCCAACAGAACTCTTCAATTCTTTCAAAGTAGAAAATAACTTTAGCCGCTGCAACGAGTTATGGGAATGGGAGAAGGCGGATTCTAGTTTATCAGCAGGATGTATGCCACTTACAAGACACACCATCATGACTGAAAAGCACTTTTCAACAGGTAAGGTGATACAGACTTCAAaggattttcaaaatttaccaGAGGTTCTTGATTCTATGGACATCTCACCAAGACCTACAAGAGGAAAAAATTCTATATTCAACCAGGCCAAAAATGGACCAAGTGTTTCAAAAGAACATTATAGTTCGACAGAAAGAAATAATGATGCAGGCACTAAATTGAAGGACAGGAAACTAGGGCAGACACACTCGTCAGAGGATCTAGATTTTTTGAAGTCTTCAAGACCTTTGTTAGAGTGGAGAGATAAGCTatgtttttcttcctcttcaccAACTTCTTTGAGAGGCTCACATTTAGTTAATGATAAATGCAAAGATTGTCTTAGTTCTCAAAATGGAAAGAATATTGCTCAAAATGGAAAGAATATTGCtaaagaaaatcaaaggactatgGAGTATGCACTACAGCCCATCAAGCAATCATCTCAAGTTTCAAGTATTCTGGATGAAAGTAGGAGAACAACGAGGCACGGTTTTGTTAATTTGCATTTGAAGAACTCAAGATTAGGAACCATATATGACGATGTGTGCAGAAATGAAACCAAGTACAGAAGGAATTCTTCCCCCAGTTTATCTAATTGGACAGCGAAATACAAGCATTCCTGCTTCTTTTCAGTTGAGTCATACAAGGCCAGAGAATCCAGGGAGAAAGTCACAGAAGAACAAAGGAAGACTGAGAACTTGTTGCCATCTACACAGGGTAGGCAAATGAATGAAATGCCTACATTGCCTCATTTTGCATCGTTGCCCAGTGATTTGAATTGCAAACCTGTCAAGTTTGATTTCCAGAAGCATGTTTGTTCAAATAAGGAACATTTTCATTCTGGTAGTCCCCTGTGCTTGAGCTGGAAGGTTAAGAGACTAGATCAGCTCTGTAAAAACTCCCATAGATTGAGATTTGATTCTACTTCTGCAGTGACTACAAGATCTAGAACCAGAAGCAGATACGAGGCCCTTCGTAATACATGGTTCTTAAAGCATGAAGGTCCTGGTGCTTGGCTACAATGCAAGCCATCAAATAGAAGTTCCAATAAAAAGGATGCTTCAGAACCTAGCTTGAAATTAAGCTCTAAGAAATTGAAGATTTTTCCTTGCCCTGATTCAGCAAGTGATCATGTTGACAATGATGACTGTATGGTTGGTGATGATCTGAAGACCAAAGTTGAGAAGAAAGACCATTGTGATCAGCATTCTTTAAACTGTCTATCACCAAGGAGTAAAGGTGTTTTCTGCACACAAAACATTCCCGTCAAACAAGGAAATCAAGCTACTTCTATTCAACAG GAAGGTCTCCCCTTTGAACACTATCCTAGCAAAGAGCAAGATTCTAttgtgagtttggaggaggcTTTTCAACCTAGTCCAGTTTCAGTCCTTGAACCACTTTTTAAAGACGAAACATTATTCAGTTCTGAATCCCCAGGCATTAACG ATTTAATGATGCAACTTGAACTTCTGATGTCGGACTCCCCGGGAACTAACTCAGAAGGACATGATTTATTTGTATCAAGTGATGATGATGGTGGAGAAGGATCTATATGCAGTTCTAATGAAATTGATGACATTATGAGcacattcaaattcaaagatAGTAGAGATTTTTCATACCTTGTTGATGTATTGAGCGAGGCGAGCTTACATTGTAAAAGCCTGGAGACGGGTTCTGTTTCATGTCACAatcaggaacatcaagtgatcAGCCCTGCAGTCTTCGAGACCTTAGAGAAGAAGTTTGGGGAACAAAATTCTTGGAGGAGATCAGAAAGAAAGCTTCTCTTTGACAGGATAAATTCTGGGTTAGTAGaactctttcaatcttttgatgGTGTGCCGGAATGGGCAAAGCCTGTATCGAGAAGATTTCGGCCATTGCTTAACCACGAAATGATCGAGGAAGAACTATGGATCCTGTTGGATAGCCAAGAAAGGGAAGTGAATAAGGATTTAGTAGATAAGCAATTTGGAAAGGAGATTGGATGGATAGATCTTGGAGATGAGATTGATTCTATTTGTAGAGAACTGGAGAGATTGTTGGTCAATGAGCTTGTTGCTGAGTTTGGTAGCattgaattattttga